One part of the Oryzias melastigma strain HK-1 linkage group LG21, ASM292280v2, whole genome shotgun sequence genome encodes these proteins:
- the LOC112155503 gene encoding uncharacterized protein LOC112155503 produces MYLENSEQSKASGEGELSAEVILAEQCVIPKATEATVFSGPSKDSADLGIKVLMAYTGQIFNGEMDCPLLCEENGNLNTGEAESSMYCNGQAESFMQHPESNGSFGSGQILDESGPVELCQPFDKRAQHCECFKPCESSDNCANHSLASECSLCCPDHLQLFQQCNPDNQPSSDSESDELEESCENFNCGKASITPECTDDLELLQQYEPLDQQGDSFDYEQDTSTEDLEEGYGLSSDSLESLDMGGMLWDSEKSQADVEYTDNDVEEDDESCESEQNEVKTSDEDSSMLPEDTSIPADFDDFATFVRDFAETCMHSEESYQPTPTTEVLLEDSKSGDDLIPTDQSDCESNSETCADEEDCFQDSALSSDSFWDSSEESGKGAQEVSCEEQDEEMLQNNTNETNEEKKNPIDSNVIMEDYFDLFDRADSYGHMYAQKHHYISCFDGGDIHHRLHLEEESQRCEVKAAGVNDPDDEGNTEENDGVDGVDPRDPDTTDLSDSENQFENWTEQTDSAEEEVEENQDEAFVSNSENTEDEEDNEILDEVEACDFDGSASDLYDDESEVCLDREEKMLAPCAKEISMEGDVYELSESLNNESYDKADTAETSSDQEDSDDSELDDSFYPTCSEMEPYWALLDGEDICEPDVEEYFAYQIKSLQTSGKQTLYGFILETKTEKNDKIDEVLRQTESRDSLVFLDEDGSVQFGISEVSEWSSCPEEESPHESDDECELSDISGEMNPPLDIIHSVVLKHSYEATQSMDTDEEQSDDDSYDHCECERCIPSTQQVQAKPLLPQMESSDAGKICVVIDLDETLVHSSFKPMNNPDFIIPVEIEGKLHQVYVLKRPHVDEFLKRMGELFECILFTASLSKYADPVSDMLDKCGAFKNRLFREACVFHKGNYVKDLSRLGRDLNRVIIIDNSPASYIFHPENAVPVESWFDDMSDTELLDLIPFFEKLSKEGGIYDILKEQRISS; encoded by the exons ATGTATCTGGAAAATTCTGAGCAAAGTAAAGCCTCTGGAGAAGGAGAGCTGTCTGCTGAAGTCATCCTTGCTGAACAATGTGTGATTCCTAAAGCAACAGAAGCCACTGTTTTCAGTGGTCCTTCAAAGGACAGCGCTGACTTGGGCATCAAGGTCCTAATGGCTTACACCGGCCAGATTTTCAACGGTGAAATGGACTGTCCTCTCCTTTGTGAGGAAAATGGCAATTTGAACACAGGGGAAGCTGAATCCAGCATGTACTGTAATGGACAAGCTGAGAGCTTCATGCAGCATCCTGAAAGCAATGGATCTTTTGGATCTGGACAGATTCTTGATGAGAGCGGGCCCGTGGAGCTATGCCAGCCATTTGACAAACGTGCTCAACACTGTGAGTGTTTTAAACCGTGTGAGTCCTCTGATAACTGTGCTAATCATAGTTTAGCCTCTGAATGCAGCCTTTGCTGTCCAGATCACCTCCAGTTATTCCAGCAATGCAACCCTGATAATCAACCGTCTTCTGATAGTGAGTCGGATGAACTGGAGGAGAGTTGTGAAAACTTTAATTGTGGAAAGGCCAGTATAACTCCTGAATGCACGGATGACTTGGAGTTACTCCAGCAGTACGAGCCCTTGGATCAGCAGGGGGACTCCTTTGACTATGAGCAAGACACATCAACGGAGGACTTAGAGGAAGGCTATGGACTGAGTTCTGACTCCTTGGAGTCGTTGGACATGGGTGGCATGTTGTGGGATTCTGAAAAATCTCAGGCTGATGTAGAATACACAGATAATGATGTGGAAGAAGATGACGAGAGCTGTGAATCAGAACAAAATGAAGTAAAGACCAGTGATGAAGACTCTTCCATGCTACCCGAGGACACCTCCATCCCAGCTGATTTTGATGATTTTGCCACCTTTGTGAGAGATTTTGCTGAAACATGCATGCACTCTGAAGAAAGCTACCAACCAACTCCCACAACAGAAGTGCTCCTGGAGGACAGCAAGAGTGGAGATGATCTTATCCCAACTGATCAGAGCGACTGTGAAAGCAACAGCGAAACATGTGCTGATGAAGAGGACTGTTTCCAGGACAGCGCCCTTTCATCTGACTCTTTCTGGGATTCATCTGAGGAATCTGGCAAAGGAGCTCAGGAGGTTTCTTGCGAGGAGCAGGATGAGGAAATGCTGCAAAACAACACCAATGAAACcaatgaggagaaaaagaacCCAATCGACTCCAATGTCATTATGGAAGACTATTTTGACTTGTTCGACAGAGCAGACTCTTACGGACACATGTATGCACAAAAGCATCATTACATCTCATGCTTTGATGGCGGAGACATTCACCACCGTTTGCACCTTGAAGAGGAGTCTCAAAGGTGTGAGGTCAAAGCCGCTGGTGTCAATGACCCAGACGATGAAGGTAACACTGAAGAAAATGATGGAGTTGATGGAGTTGACCCTAGAGATCCAGACACAACTGACTTAAGTGATTCAGAGAATCAGtttgaaaactggactgaacaAACAGAttcagcagaagaagaagttgaaGAAAACCAAGATGAAGCCTTTGTATCTAACTCAGAGAACACTGAGGATGAAGAGGACAATGAGATCTTGGATGAAGTTGAAGCTTGCGACTTTGACGGAAGTGCGTCCGACCTATATGATGATGAAAGTGAGGTCTGTCTGGACCGTGAAGAGAAAATGCTTGCACCGTGTGCCAAAGAAATCTCCATGGAAGGAGATGTTTACGAGCTTTCAGAGAGTCTGAATAACGAGTCTTACGACAAAGCTGATACAGCGGAGACGAGCTCTGATCAGGAGGATAGTGATGATTCAGAGCTTGATGATAGTTTTTATCCAACATGTTCAGAAATGGAGCCTTACTGGGCGCTACTGGATGGTGAGGACATTTGCGAGCCAGACGTGGAGGAATACTTCGCATATCAGATCAAAAGCTTGCAGACATCTGGGAAACAAACTCTGTATGGATTTATTTTGGAGAccaagactgaaaaaaatgacaaaattgatGAAGTACTAAGACAAACGGAATCTCGGGATTCACTGGTCTTCTTAGATGAGGACGGATCAGTCCAATTTGGAATAAGTGAGGTGTCGGAGTGGAGCTCCTGCCCTGAGGAAGAATCCCCTCATGAATCAGACGATGAGTGTGAGCTGAGTGACATTTCTGGAGAAATGAACCCCCCACTTGATATTATTCACAGCGTTGTCCTAAAGCATTCTTATGAGGCCACACAAAGCATGGATACAGACGAGGAGCAGAGTGACGATGACTCCTACGACCACTGTGAATGCGAGCGCTGCATTCCCTCCACACAACAG GTTCAAGCAAAACCACTCCTACCGCAAATGGAATCGAGTGATGCAGGCAAGATCTGTGTGGTCATTGATCTCGATGAAACTCTGGTACACAGCTCATTCAAG CCGATGAATAACCCAGATTTTATCATTCCAGTGGAAATTGAAGGAAAACTCCACCAG GTGTATGTCCTCAAGAGGCCACATGTCGATGAGTTCCTCAAGAGGATGGGAGAATTGTTTGAATGTATTCTGTTCACTGCAAGCTTATCAAAG TATGCAGATCCTGTGTCAGACATGCTGGATAAATGTGGAGCCTTCAAGAACCGTCTCTTCCGAGAAGCGTGTGTCTTCCATAAAGGGAACTACGTGAAAGACCTGAGCCGTTTAGGGCGGGACCTCAACAGGGTCATCATCATAGACAACTCCCCAGCTTCCTACATCTTCCACCCTGAAAATGCA GTTCCTGTGGAGTCCTGGTTTGATGACATGTCAGACACGGAGCTCCTGGATCTCATCCCCTTCTTCGAGAAGCTTAGTAAAGAAGGGGGCATCTATGATATTCTGAAGGAGCAGAGGATTTCCAGTTAA